GGCTATGTCCTGAAGGCCAAAGAAATAGCGACCCGTATCGGAATCCGAAAGAACCCCGAAAAGTTCAAGACCGAAAACACCGAGATGGATGCAGAAAGTAAACAGCTGAAACTGGAGCTTCAAAAATGCATCAAGGAAGCCTATGAAGAGACTTATCAAAATTCGGGAAGAAAACTACTTTTCTCCGAACATATCGATAGGCTAAGTGTAAAACCATTGGTCAAGGAAATAACAAGATCGGAACGTTTTCTATTTCTAAAAAAGTACCTGTATATCGATAACAGAAGAATGGGCAATATGCTACAGGAACAGTACGATATTGTAAAGGACAAGCTATCCGTTAAGGAATCTGTCAAGGAAGAACAGCAATTAATAAGGAAGGCCGAACTTATAATACAGGCTAGCGACAAGCGGTTATTCGATACGCCAAACCAACGAAAAATCCTTTTCGAGCTAGTTCGAAGCCTCGGCACCGATTACGGTAGGGGCATGCTCCGATTTTCGAATTCCCATCGACATCAAGTAAAACTAAACTTGGGCCAAATACAGTTGCCCAAGCAAATCGACTTTTACGCTTCCCCAAGCTTTATCAGGGAAAACGAAAAAATATTGGACGGACTTTTGAACGACAGAACAGAAAAAGAGATCAGCCCAAGTCCGACGGCGATATTCCTGCCCTTGATGTTCCCGAACCTTTACGGGGCCATGGCACAGAAATACAGGCAACGGTTCGAATGGTTGAGCTTGAAGTCATATCACAAATATGCAGAACGCATGCAGATATCCTTCGAGAAATCTCCGAAGGATTATGTAGAGTTCTTCAATGCCAAAGGCTTCTACTTTGAGAAAAGGGAGGATAGGCTTTGCATCGGTTCGATATATTCCAAGTATCCGGTAAGCGTTCCGATTTCACCAAAAACACAGGCCTATCTGGAATCATCGACCGACTTGAACAGGGTTTTAGGCGGGCAAACAAAAATCTTGGCAAACATCGAGACATCCGGACGGAATAATCTGAAAAGTCTTTGGGCGGGTCATTTGGTGGAGACAGGGCAATATAAGAAGGCGGCCTATCTCTTCGTATTGGACGGGGTAAGACCGAATCTCCCATTGCAGCAATTGGAAGATCATATGCAGAACGGGTTGAAGGAAGCCTTGGTTACTATCTCCCAAAAGCAAGTGAGCAGAAAACAGGCGCATCTACTTCGAAAAGGTGTATACGCACTTGGCAATATGTTGGGAAGCAATAGTTTTAGAGAAGAAGAAATGTTCAACGGCTTTAAGGATGAATTGACCGATTACTCAAAATATAAAGGCAAGTGGCTTTCGATGTGAATCCCAAAGGGAATTCGTTCAAAGAATTTAGCACCCTAAAGGATGCTTTTTGTGGATAGGGAGAGAAAAGAGATGGTGTGCCGAGCCAAGTTCGGTTTGCGCCCTACGGAGTTTCTTCTTTACGCTTACCTGTCGGGACGCTAAAGAAACTCCGCAGGATCCACGCGCAGGTAAGTTATGGTAAGATTTGGGGTAGGACGAAAAACGGTTCCAAGAAGTATGTTGATGGAATTTTAACCTGATTTACGAAACTTTAATAGACTTATTTTTCCGATAGTTGACCAAAAATTTCATCTTGGTACTCGTCCATTTTGCTTTTTCTCAAATTAGCCAGATATGCTTGGGTAGTGCCAATACGTTTATGTCCGAGCATTTGAGAGATGGCGGTTAATGGTATTCCCATATCATCCGCTCCTGACGCGAAGGTGTGACGAGCCGCATAGCTTGTCACTTTTTCTTCTATTCCCGCTTTTTTTGCTATTTTTTTGAGGTTTTTATTATAGCGTTCCCTTGCCCAAACTATTTTTTCATATTGCTTTATGGGGTTATCGTCTTTGACAATGTCCAATATGTAGTCCGATTTCTTTTTTCCTTCTGTGAAATAATCAAGAAGGGGTTTTAATTCGTCATGGATTTTGATATTGTAGGGTTCATCCGTTTTTTGTCTAGTGTATCGGATACGGCCGTCAATGATATTCGATAATTTCAAATGTGCTAAATCAACAAAGGACATCCCATTGAGTAGAAAGCTCATCATAAAAATATTCCTGTCACGGAAAAGAGTGGTGTCTTCGTCCAGTTCCAATACCGCAATTTTACGAATAGCATCTATCGTCAATGCTCGTTTTTCGGGTTTGCCGCTTCGTATGACGTAGTCATTAAAAGCATATCCCTCTTTGTCGGCTATACCAGCTTTGATAGCTTTGTTGTTAATGGATCGAATGGTGCGCATATAAGCACTTAGACCACCTAACTTGTTGCCCTTCGCCAAATGATATCTTTCAAAGCGATTTAGAAAATCTAAATTCAACTCATCAAATGTAAAATCTTTGTCGTTTCTAAAATTCTTGATTACGTTCAAAGTAAATCGATATATTTTAGCATTCCCGATGCGATTTGATTCAATAAAGCCTTTTATTAGTTGTTCCGTAAATTGATAAAAGGTCGTAGAGTTGTTTTTTTGAGTCAAATGATTACGGAGTTCCGAAATACTCATGTATTTCAATTTTCCTTTGTCTTCCCACTTGGTCAATATGTCGACCATTTGGGCCATTTTTTTCTGAAGCAAATTATTAAGACGGGACGGCGAGTCCGTTCCTTTATAGGTAGTTTTTATTTTTTGCCTCTTTTGATCCCATTCAGAAATAGCCAATTGATGCCCTGTTGCAATGCTTGTAGTTTTTCGATTATGGGTCAAACGAAAAATTAAAGGGAATTTTTTGGTATTTTTACGCCTAGTATCTAAAGAAAGTTTAATGTATGTGGGCATTTCCGTAGATTTCATTTGCACGCAGATTGCACGCAGAAATTGTATTATTATGGTTTTAAATGTATTTAAATATACAAAAATATTCTTGAAAAGCCTATAAATAGGCCATATTAAACCATTTGAATACAAATGTTACCTTGCTGGCAGGCAAGAGGTCACCGGTTCGAATCCGGTATTCTCCACCAGTAAATACAGGCCTTCACAGATGTGAGGGCTTTTTTGGTTTTAAAAATTGCACACTTTTTGCACACTTTCTTGTTTATTTTCAAACTTTAACATTTGCAAAGTCATTTAGTATCATTCTTAATCATTTTCTATTGGAAACTGGTATTTGATTGTACATATTGAATTTCTGACTTTCGTAGTATTTCTTTTCCCAAATCTTACCATAACTTATCTGCGCAGGATCCTCTTGGGTTTTTGTAGTATTCAGGTTGATAAGCGTTAATCAAAAACCCAATAGGGCGCATACTACCTTTCTTCTGAATTACCGTTCAGCACATTCCCCTACATTCCGTAAACTCCATTTCGGTGAATAAGCTTCACTCCAAAATCTTGGACACGATTATGGATTTAAGTACCTCCTTTAATAATTTTAGAAAACCCAAGAAGAATTTGCTAACCGAATAAATCTCCAAAAAATCCAAAATCAAGTCCGCTGGATAGGAATTTCCTTGTTTGCATTTTGTTCTGTTTCAAGAGGATTTGAAATTTCAATATGTATGGTGTTCGAAGTACTTCACGACCCGCCACCTTACCCCTTTTTTTGATAGCAAATAAACAACATTCGTTTTTGGACAGCGGCATAAACCAGGCTCGTGCCTCGCTCTTATTTATACGCCTTACCAACCCCGAATATTGAAAGTCCGGGGCAACAAAAAAAGGTAACGCGACGGCTCTATGGGAAGTAAATCGAAAACGGAAATAATGAAATCATATCAAATCCTCAAAAATGAAACAGAACAAAAGTTAAAAAACAAAAAAGAGGAAAACGCTCTAAATATAATAAGTAAATCGATTTTAAAGGCTGACCGATAGTCGGGCAGTTCTTAGTATTAATTCTAAATTTTTCAATTATGAGTACCATTAAAAACAAAGTTCAGTTAATCGGCAATGTGGGAAACAATCCCGAAATGACGGTTTTAGAAAGCGGTAAAAAAGTAATCCGATTTTCATTGGCCACCAATGAGAACTACAAGAACGGAAAAGGCGAGAAGGTGCAAAGTACGGACTGGCACAATATCGTAGCATGGGGCAAAACAGCCGAAATCGTGGAAAAGTATGCCGTCAAGGGCAAACAAATTGCTATAGATGGTAAATTAACAACTCGAAATTATGAAACCAAGGAAGGCGAGAAGCGCTATATAACCGAAGTGGTTATTAATGAAGTCATGTTATTGGGTTCCAATTCTGAAAATAAAGTAGCCTAATTCGCAAACGGTTTAAAATCAAAGAGGGCATCTCTCGCAAAAGTTCTGCCCTCTTTTTTAATACCCATAATCCTAAAATTATACGTAATGAAAGACAAAGTTAACGAAATACGAATAAGCTATAAAGAACGCATCCCTTGTCATTTTTGGACAAAGATAAATTCCTCGAAAGACGCTGCTGATTTGCTGTTCGAAAATTGGGACAAACAGACCATTCAAGTACATGAATCCTTTAAGGTCATACTCTTGAACAACAGCAATAAAGTGAAGGGTATCTATCAACTTTCCAAAGGTGGAATTACCTCAACAATAATAGATATACGAATCTTGTTCGCAGTGGTTTTAAAATCATTATCCGTGGCGATCATTTTGACCCATAATCATCCCAGTGGAACATTGAAAGCTAGTCAGGCCGATAAGGACATCACGGAGAAAATTAAAAAGGCCGGCGAACTTCTGGACATTAAAGTATTAGATCATTTGATTATGGTACCTAATGGCGACTACTACAGTTTTGCGGATAACGGGTTGATGTAAGATTAAACGCAATGGACATCAATATAGATATACCGGTACGTCTGAATTTCAATAATCTGGACGGAGATACACAGGAAAAATTGATGGAGCAATCCAAGAAAGAAGTGACACTAAAATGCGGTACTGAAATGAAAAGGTACGCCCAAGAAAATCATTTGGACTATCAAGAAATTTTGGAAGAGGAGGCCATCAATAACCTTTACAATTACAAATTTATGTTCACTATCTAATGAAAGGAGGTTTTTATCGATCGGGGCGACTTGTCAAAGTTGCCCTTTTCCTTTTATGGAAATGCAACGCTTTCCCATATTCAATATGGATTCCTTAAAAATGAATCTTTCTCATTCTTAAAAAACCGTGTTTCAAGCCTGGTAGTTATAAGAGCCTTTACCTTAAGGGAAAGGTATTTTTTTTGACCCCTTCGGGGGAAAAAGGAATAGCAAGAGGATAACACGCTAAAGCGGTGTTATAATGTTTGATTTCTTTTTCAATGCATTGAAAATGAAATGATTATCGATGATTTAGGCCTTAATTCGGTCTAGGAATAGGTAAAAAGTTTGTTGCAAAACATTCGGCAGGCCCTGAAAACATTAAAAAAGTTTGTTGTAAAATGAAAGTGAAAAACAAATACAAGTATGACTATCTGGCTTTGAACATAAGGGCAAAGGTTGTTGTACGCTTTCGTGCTTTCTCTAAAAAGGTAGCCCGCTCCCATGCAGAAACCTTGACCGTAATGATGGACTTTTTTGAGTGGCACAACTACTCTCCCCACCAACGCTTTGGCAAAGACGTAATTGCCGGACAGAAGAAAAACCGCAAGCGAATCGATGCCGTAATCGCCATTATCAAGTCCGTCGAGAAGTCTCAGAACGTTCCCATAATGAATATCGAGGCGATGCTGAAATCCCTCTTTAAAGAGGAAATCAAAAAGTACGCTCCCAAATTATTGGAACCGAAAAAGGTTACTAAATCCGAACAAAAATCCATAGCTGAAAAGAACATAGTTTCAAGAATCGACCATGACCGAACCCATGAAAAATTATCCGAAACTCGGGACCGATTGAAGTATGTTTTGGAACGGGTCGAACTGGTCAGTAACCGTTTTGGAAAGGACTTTTTAAAATTGGAAATCACTAGGGAAGAACTCGCCCGATTCAAAAGGGGTCTAAAAAATTAGTCATATGTATATAGCAATCACACCACAGAAACTAGGTCAAAGTTATTCGAACAGTGCAGCGGATTATGTTACCTATCTCGAAAAGGAAAACGAAGGTCTGGAACAAGAAAATCAGAAACATTTTTTTAACCAAACTGAAGACCGGATTTCTCCAGACAAAGTCATTTCGGAAATCGATGCCAATACCGCAAAACTCAAAAAAACCGAACCCAAATTTTATTCGATCGTGGTCAGTCCGAGCCAACGCGAACTCAAAAAAATTGTGAATAATACCGAAGCTTTAAAAACCTATACTAGAGAGTTAATGAAGGACTACGCCAAATCCTTTTATAGAGAGAAACTGGTAACAGTCGATCAGATAAAATATTTCGTCAAAATAGAACACGAACGCACCTATCGGGGTTTTGAAAAAGAAGTGCTGGAAAATGCCCCCTACCGAAAACAGATTGCCAAATTAAAGAACAATATCCGAAAAGTAGCCCGTGGGGAATTGAAAGGAAACATTAAAAAATTGGAACAGGAAATCGCTTCTTTGAGAGTTTCAGCACCCTATCAGATTAATGGCCAGATGATTGTGGCCGGAATGAAAAAAGAGGGCAATCAATCCCACATACATATCATCGTTAGCCGCAAGGATGTGACCAATACCTTTAGCCTTTCCCCTGGATCGAAGTACAAGGCTTCGGAAGTTGAAATGCATGGTAAGAAGGTACAACGGGGTTTTCATCGAGATCAGTTCTTCGAAAAGGCCGAAAAGACCTTTGATAGGGTTTTTGGCTATGACCGCAACTTTGTGGAAACCTATACCGCCAAGAAAACCTTGATCAAAAATCCCGCTATGTTTCGAATGCTCTTGGGAAACCTGCCCACCAACGAAAAAGCCCTCGCCCTAAAACTACTTTCAAAATCGGGAATGCACATTCCGGCCATTCCAACGAATAAAGTGCAGTTGGCCCTAAAAGTATTTCACAGATTAAGACGGGGAATGCAACGGGCCATCGAATCGGGATCAATAGGAATTTAAATCAAAGCCATGGAAGAATTAAATTTTAGTAGTG
This genomic window from Maribacter sp. MJ134 contains:
- a CDS encoding BfmA/BtgA family mobilization protein codes for the protein MKVKNKYKYDYLALNIRAKVVVRFRAFSKKVARSHAETLTVMMDFFEWHNYSPHQRFGKDVIAGQKKNRKRIDAVIAIIKSVEKSQNVPIMNIEAMLKSLFKEEIKKYAPKLLEPKKVTKSEQKSIAEKNIVSRIDHDRTHEKLSETRDRLKYVLERVELVSNRFGKDFLKLEITREELARFKRGLKN
- the mobB gene encoding MobB family relaxase, producing the protein MYIAITPQKLGQSYSNSAADYVTYLEKENEGLEQENQKHFFNQTEDRISPDKVISEIDANTAKLKKTEPKFYSIVVSPSQRELKKIVNNTEALKTYTRELMKDYAKSFYREKLVTVDQIKYFVKIEHERTYRGFEKEVLENAPYRKQIAKLKNNIRKVARGELKGNIKKLEQEIASLRVSAPYQINGQMIVAGMKKEGNQSHIHIIVSRKDVTNTFSLSPGSKYKASEVEMHGKKVQRGFHRDQFFEKAEKTFDRVFGYDRNFVETYTAKKTLIKNPAMFRMLLGNLPTNEKALALKLLSKSGMHIPAIPTNKVQLALKVFHRLRRGMQRAIESGSIGI
- a CDS encoding single-stranded DNA-binding protein, with the protein product MSTIKNKVQLIGNVGNNPEMTVLESGKKVIRFSLATNENYKNGKGEKVQSTDWHNIVAWGKTAEIVEKYAVKGKQIAIDGKLTTRNYETKEGEKRYITEVVINEVMLLGSNSENKVA
- a CDS encoding site-specific integrase; protein product: MKSTEMPTYIKLSLDTRRKNTKKFPLIFRLTHNRKTTSIATGHQLAISEWDQKRQKIKTTYKGTDSPSRLNNLLQKKMAQMVDILTKWEDKGKLKYMSISELRNHLTQKNNSTTFYQFTEQLIKGFIESNRIGNAKIYRFTLNVIKNFRNDKDFTFDELNLDFLNRFERYHLAKGNKLGGLSAYMRTIRSINNKAIKAGIADKEGYAFNDYVIRSGKPEKRALTIDAIRKIAVLELDEDTTLFRDRNIFMMSFLLNGMSFVDLAHLKLSNIIDGRIRYTRQKTDEPYNIKIHDELKPLLDYFTEGKKKSDYILDIVKDDNPIKQYEKIVWARERYNKNLKKIAKKAGIEEKVTSYAARHTFASGADDMGIPLTAISQMLGHKRIGTTQAYLANLRKSKMDEYQDEIFGQLSEK
- a CDS encoding RadC family protein, which codes for MKDKVNEIRISYKERIPCHFWTKINSSKDAADLLFENWDKQTIQVHESFKVILLNNSNKVKGIYQLSKGGITSTIIDIRILFAVVLKSLSVAIILTHNHPSGTLKASQADKDITEKIKKAGELLDIKVLDHLIMVPNGDYYSFADNGLM
- a CDS encoding relaxase/mobilization nuclease domain-containing protein, which encodes MIARVLYRKSVQGVLKYVLGKEESTVLGFQNTYSDTDTNMKFFGRVLYHLGNRHDSEKRYAHISLNLPRGENLNDREFFELSKKYMEHMGYGEQPYVVIRHHDTKHEHVHIVSSTIKEDCLQINLSNDIRRSIATQKYLEKEFDLSPSPDTKQTKELPKYEMPEFRNRDINGVRFYIQDIVNNTIQKYKVRSFKELEERLKDHHIEVKTVERNGRLGVSYGVAVKDGYKSRFINGYTVHPQLSGPKLQKVFEQNQSSKLLPMVKRRLEKQLQTTYELFKTIDPEHLPDILESYQKLDCKVDYDEEEKAVDFTIYDKSGYVLKAKEIATRIGIRKNPEKFKTENTEMDAESKQLKLELQKCIKEAYEETYQNSGRKLLFSEHIDRLSVKPLVKEITRSERFLFLKKYLYIDNRRMGNMLQEQYDIVKDKLSVKESVKEEQQLIRKAELIIQASDKRLFDTPNQRKILFELVRSLGTDYGRGMLRFSNSHRHQVKLNLGQIQLPKQIDFYASPSFIRENEKILDGLLNDRTEKEISPSPTAIFLPLMFPNLYGAMAQKYRQRFEWLSLKSYHKYAERMQISFEKSPKDYVEFFNAKGFYFEKREDRLCIGSIYSKYPVSVPISPKTQAYLESSTDLNRVLGGQTKILANIETSGRNNLKSLWAGHLVETGQYKKAAYLFVLDGVRPNLPLQQLEDHMQNGLKEALVTISQKQVSRKQAHLLRKGVYALGNMLGSNSFREEEMFNGFKDELTDYSKYKGKWLSM